The following are encoded together in the Serratia sp. UGAL515B_01 genome:
- a CDS encoding sugar kinase — protein sequence MNRKNLAVIGECMIEMSQKGANLSRGFGGDTLNTAVYIARQVPQHALSVHYVTALGTDSFSQEMLQAWQQEQVKTDLTQQLDNKLPGLYVIETDDAGERTFYYWRNDAAARYWLDSPQAESLCAQLARFDYLYLSGISVAILNPASRKKLLNLLRQCRAHGGKVIFDNNYRPRLWQNQDETQQTYRDILSCTDIAFLTLDDEDLLWGKQPIEQVVNRTRDFGVSEIIIKRGADSCLVFSADGTIHDVPAVKLPKEKVIDTTAAGDSFSAGYLAVRLTGGDETNAAKRGHLTASTVIQYRGAIIPRDAMPK from the coding sequence CCGTGATCGGCGAATGCATGATCGAAATGTCGCAAAAAGGCGCAAATCTCAGCCGCGGATTCGGCGGCGATACCCTGAATACCGCTGTCTATATTGCTCGCCAAGTCCCTCAGCATGCCTTGAGTGTGCATTATGTTACCGCTCTGGGCACCGACAGCTTCAGTCAGGAAATGCTTCAAGCCTGGCAACAAGAGCAGGTAAAAACCGATCTGACTCAACAGTTGGACAATAAACTGCCAGGGCTGTATGTGATCGAAACCGACGATGCCGGTGAACGTACCTTCTATTACTGGCGTAATGATGCCGCTGCCCGTTACTGGTTGGATAGCCCACAAGCGGAAAGCCTGTGTGCCCAACTGGCACGGTTTGATTACCTTTACCTAAGCGGTATCAGCGTTGCCATCCTCAACCCTGCCAGCAGGAAAAAACTACTGAATCTGTTGCGTCAATGCCGAGCTCACGGTGGCAAGGTGATTTTCGATAACAACTACCGCCCAAGGCTGTGGCAGAACCAGGACGAAACCCAGCAAACCTATCGTGATATCCTTTCATGTACCGATATCGCTTTCCTCACGCTGGATGATGAAGATTTACTGTGGGGTAAACAACCTATTGAGCAGGTTGTTAATCGCACACGAGATTTTGGTGTAAGTGAGATCATCATCAAGCGTGGGGCAGACTCGTGCCTGGTATTCAGTGCGGATGGAACAATCCACGACGTGCCTGCCGTCAAATTACCAAAAGAGAAAGTGATCGATACGACAGCAGCAGGTGATTCATTTAGCGCCGGCTATCTGGCAGTACGCCTAACCGGTGGTGACGAAACCAATGCCGCTAAACGCGGCCACCTGACCGCCAGTACGGTGATCCAATACCGTGGGGCCATCATCCCACGAGACGCGATGCCGAAGTAA